Proteins co-encoded in one Kutzneria chonburiensis genomic window:
- the glmS gene encoding glutamine--fructose-6-phosphate transaminase (isomerizing) — MCGIVGYTGHRPALDVVLDGLRRLEYRGYDSAGVAVLDGDGGLAVERKAGRLANLEARLDEVGRDTLAGGTGMGHTRWATHGAPVDRNSHPHRDTTGRIAVVHNGIIENFAQLRAELEADGVELASDTDSETAAHLVARIYDGDLAAAVRTVCRRLEGAFTLVVTHADEPDKVVAARRSSPLVVGVGEGETFLASDVAAFIEHTRNAVELGQDQVVVITKDGYEVTDFHGEPVVAKPFEVNWDLSAAEKGGHDYFMLKEIEEQPEALANTLRGHFTDGRIVLDEQRLADQDLRDVDKVFVVACGTAYHSGLVAKYAIEHWTRLPVECELASEFRYRDPVLDRDTLVVAISQSGETADTLEAVRHAREQKARVLAICNTNGAQIPRESDAVLYTHAGPEIGVAATKTFLAQIAANYLVGLALAQARGTKYPDEVAREFHELEAMPAAVQQALGTVGQVRELGRELSDSKAILFLGRHVGFPVALEGALKLKELAYMHAEGFAAGELKHGPIALIEDQLPVVVVMPSPKGRAVLHSKLLSNISEIQARGARTIVIAEEGDDTVKPFADHLIEVPAVPTLLQPLVSSVPLQVLAAEIARSRGYDVDKPRNLAKSVTVE, encoded by the coding sequence GTGTGTGGAATCGTGGGTTACACCGGCCATCGCCCGGCACTGGACGTCGTCCTGGACGGATTGCGCCGGTTGGAGTACCGGGGATACGACTCGGCGGGCGTCGCCGTCCTCGACGGCGACGGCGGGCTGGCGGTCGAGCGCAAGGCCGGCCGGCTGGCCAACCTGGAGGCACGGCTGGACGAGGTCGGCCGGGACACCCTTGCCGGCGGCACCGGCATGGGCCATACCCGGTGGGCCACCCATGGCGCGCCGGTCGACCGCAACTCGCACCCGCACCGGGACACCACCGGCCGCATTGCCGTGGTGCACAACGGGATCATCGAGAACTTCGCCCAGCTGCGGGCCGAGCTGGAGGCCGACGGGGTCGAGCTGGCCAGCGACACCGACAGCGAGACCGCGGCCCACCTGGTCGCCCGGATCTACGACGGTGACCTCGCCGCGGCCGTGCGGACCGTGTGCCGCCGCCTGGAGGGCGCGTTCACGCTGGTCGTGACCCACGCCGACGAGCCGGACAAGGTCGTCGCCGCCCGACGTTCCTCGCCGCTGGTCGTCGGCGTCGGCGAGGGCGAGACCTTCCTGGCCTCCGACGTCGCCGCGTTCATCGAGCACACGCGCAACGCCGTCGAGCTGGGGCAGGATCAGGTCGTCGTGATCACCAAGGACGGCTACGAGGTCACCGACTTCCACGGGGAACCGGTGGTGGCCAAACCGTTCGAGGTCAACTGGGACCTGTCGGCCGCCGAGAAGGGCGGCCACGACTACTTCATGCTCAAGGAGATCGAGGAGCAGCCGGAGGCGCTGGCCAACACGCTGCGCGGGCACTTCACCGACGGTCGCATCGTGCTCGACGAGCAGCGGCTGGCCGACCAGGACCTGCGTGACGTGGACAAGGTCTTCGTGGTGGCCTGCGGCACCGCCTATCACTCCGGGCTGGTCGCCAAGTACGCCATCGAGCACTGGACCCGGCTGCCCGTGGAGTGCGAGCTGGCCAGCGAGTTCCGCTACCGCGACCCGGTGCTGGACCGGGACACGCTCGTCGTCGCCATCTCGCAGTCCGGCGAGACCGCCGACACGCTGGAGGCCGTCCGGCACGCCCGTGAGCAGAAGGCCCGCGTGCTAGCCATCTGCAACACCAACGGGGCCCAGATCCCGCGCGAGTCCGACGCCGTGCTCTACACCCACGCCGGCCCGGAGATCGGCGTCGCCGCCACCAAGACGTTCTTGGCCCAGATCGCCGCCAACTACCTCGTCGGCCTCGCGCTCGCCCAGGCCCGTGGCACCAAGTACCCGGACGAGGTGGCCCGCGAGTTCCACGAGCTGGAGGCGATGCCGGCCGCCGTGCAGCAGGCGCTGGGCACCGTCGGCCAGGTCCGTGAGCTCGGCCGTGAGCTGTCCGACTCCAAGGCCATCCTGTTCCTCGGCCGGCACGTCGGCTTCCCCGTCGCCCTCGAAGGCGCGTTGAAGCTGAAGGAGCTGGCCTACATGCACGCCGAGGGCTTCGCCGCCGGCGAGCTCAAGCACGGGCCGATCGCCCTGATCGAGGACCAGCTGCCGGTGGTCGTCGTGATGCCGTCGCCCAAGGGCCGCGCGGTCCTGCACAGCAAGCTGCTGTCCAACATCAGCGAGATCCAGGCCCGTGGCGCGCGGACCATCGTCATCGCCGAGGAGGGCGACGACACGGTCAAGCCGTTCGCGGACCACCTGATCGAGGTACCGGCCGTGCCGACCTTGTTGCAGCCCTTGGTGTCCAGCGTGCCGTTGCAGGTGCTGGCGGCCGAGATCGCGCGCAGTCGCGGGTACGACGTCGACAAGCCGCGTAACCTCGCGAAGTCGGTGACCGTCGAGTAA